A window of the Aspergillus flavus chromosome 6, complete sequence genome harbors these coding sequences:
- a CDS encoding uncharacterized protein (expressed protein): MTKMLHVRHTCFLFFFFSFLIFRSLPCLQLRMSRLLTRCLVQFLFVTTSKTIAASVVLLKAKTTK, encoded by the coding sequence ATGACGAAGATGCTCCACGTGCGACATActtgttttttgtttttttttttttcttttttaatctttcgatctcttccatgTCTTCAGCTCAGAATGTCCCGATTGTTGACACGGTGTCTGGTTCAATTTCTGTTTGTTACGACAAGCAAGACCATAGCGGCTTCAGTGGTTCTACTGAAGGCCAAGACAACAAAATAA
- a CDS encoding FAD dependent oxidoreductase-domain-containing protein, which yields MGAILSKIIETYHALAAFWSEISQNAAESSALLRRIATPEFPVPDPTVSFWQTNPKHQELVHAKSEQLPQSADIVIIGSGISGASVAYTILTECQALGIEKRVVILEARQVCSGATGRNGGHLKCSPYLTYSELKVLLGKEKAKRVLYFQLRHLPTILELVKDEGLDEAEAREVETVDLFTEQTTWDKAQEMVQELRRDAPEYAEDTMVWDAKQAQERFGASSHCLGAISYRAGAVWPYRLVTSIYMKLKSQYHSSFSIETGATVREIHVEDNDTTPYLLHTSRGKIRATHVVHATDAYAPNLVPGLKGKIFPVRGHMSAQAADGPSSHLDGSRSWSIIGKKGFEYITQRPRESAGPHSSGGEIMLGGGVYKSDGKGMDEIGIWKDDCVDPTISAYLGGIWSTVLQGEHTRVLQLWSGCMGFTPDLVPFVGKVSPTFTKRRRPYNKRKGAASESGSTANEWITAGFNGDGMVLAWLSGTAVGLMVLGREDVHLEARAGRPAGKVTEWLPKELYLSESRVRDLSIFKLARFL from the exons ATGGGGGCGATATTATCCAAGATTATTGAAACTTACCACGCCTTAGCTGCGTTCTGGTCAGAGATTTCGCAGAATGCCGCCGAGAGCAGTGCCCTCCTACGACGCATTGCAACCCCTGAATTTCCAGTTCCAGATCCAACCGTTTCTTTCTGGCAGACTAATCCGAAACACCAAGAACTAGTTCACGCAAAATCGGAACAGCTTCCCCAATCAGCAGATATTGTGATTATTGGCTCAGGTATCTCAGGGGCAAGTGTAGCCTATACGATTCTTACGGAATGCCAAGCGTTGGGTATAGAGAAAAGGGTTGTGATTCTGGAGGCACGCCAGGTGTGCAGCGGTGCAACAGGAAGAAATGGCGGTCATTTGAAATGTTCTCCCTATTTGACGTATTCCGAGTTGAAGGTACTGCtgggcaaagaaaaagcaaaaagagtGCTCTATTTCCAACTTAGACACCTTCCTACAATCTTAGAGTTGGTCAAAGATGAAGGTCTCGATGAAGCAGAGGCCAGGGAAGTGGAAACTGTGGATCTGTTCACCGAACAGACAACGTGGGATAAAGCGCAGGAAATGGTTCAAGAACTGCGACGAGATGCTCCGGAATACGCCGAGGACACTATGGTTTGGGACGCTAAACAAGCACAGGAG CGATTTGGCGCAAGCAGTCATTGCCTCGGAGCGATTTCGTACCGTGCCGGCGCCGTGTGGCCTTACCGACTTGTTACTTCGATTTACATGAAACTAAAGTCTCAATACCATTCGTCCTTCTCCATTGAGACGGGAGCCACCGTCAGGGAAATACACGTGGAGGATAACGACACTACACCTTACCTTTTGCACACGTCCCGTGGTAAGATACGCGCCACTCACGTTGTCCATGCAACCGATGCATATGCGCCGAACTTGGTCCCTGGGCTGAAAGGTAAAATATTCCCTGTTCGTGGCCATATGTCTGCCCAAGCAGCCGACGGCCCATCCTCCCATCTAGACGGCTCTCGCTCGTGGAGTATTATTGGCAAGAAAGGGTTTGAGTATATCACACAGCGGCCCCGGGAATCCGCAGGCCCTCACAGTTCTGGTGGGGAAATCATGCTGGGTGGCGGTGTATATAAATCAGATGGCAAAGGGATGGACGAGATTGGTATTTGGAAGGATGACTGTGTCGACCCTACTATCAGTGCTTACTTGGGTGGAATTTGGTCAACCGTTCTCCAGGGCGAACATACCCGCGTACTACAACTATGGTCAGGATGTATGGGGTTTACGCCCGATCTCGTTCCCTTCGTCGGGAAAGTCAGTCCAACGTTCACGAAGCGGCGAAGGCCCTACAATAAACGCAAAGGAGCGGCCTCCGAGTCCGGAAGTACGGCAAATGAGTGGATCACAGCCGGCTTTAATGGCGATGGAATGGTGCTAGCGTGGCTTTCGGGGACGGCCGTTGGACTCATGGTTTTAGGGCGTGAGGATGTCCACCTGGAGGCTCGAGCCGGCCGACCAGCAGGCAAAGTCACGGAATGGCTCCCGAAAGAACTGTATCTTTCCGAATCCAGAGTCCGTGACTTGAGCATCTTCAAACTTGCGCGATTTTTGTAA
- a CDS encoding putative exo-beta-1,3-glucanase, producing the protein MKPVEDSVSHLPPLDWVPHPKHLNTAPVAPVAPAAPAAPATSSAHAPLASASSCSSNNGSSGYWYEKIEHNDQSSFLSSEYKDSYKVFRNVVSDYKADNTGNQDSAPAIQRAIEAGASNGPSRNSKSMGTTGQPAVVYLPGGTYLLQTSLQLFTGTVLVGDPSNPPVLKAASGYSLDHIVYAKDPNHEGTNNFYIGIKNIVLDSTGVDSAKSLSLLDWTVSQATQLANVAFHMPTGSKHTGLTTHTQNDLSFSGGGVGMKLSGQQWVFKNLTFTGTTIGVVAGATDIVFLGCQFQQGAIGINASETSGSLTVIDSSASGLDTFITSGDSGGAGNAIVLENVQSSGVTVSLGGKAVLTGGVSDTWVHGTMKGSTSNGSRQYNSGSTNKERVDGKIVVTNRASSLLSGNKYYTVSPPTYQEYRSNKVLNIKSVSSSPVYGDGQTDDTANINKILSENKDCKVIYFPAGTYIVTDTIFVPSGTRIIGDAFASTISAVGNNFKDEAFVRVMIRVGYPGDMGVAQISDMVLTVGDILPGCQLMEVNIAGKNQGDVGFWNVHFRIGGGVGSRVHSDCTSSPDSCKAAYGLLHLTGTSSAYIENMWGWTADHDLDGSSTQTISTGRGLLVEAVAATWLIGTGFEHHTLYQYNFEHAHNVLATMQQSETPYWQGVGSTLAPAPWGNHLSASDPDFSWCAGDDATCRMALFERINGASNLFLYGGCNWAFFNNNGGCNGKCQKNAVQIIESSALYLYGTNTKSTANMILEGSTTIATEDDNAGGWGGVIAAFLYKT; encoded by the exons ATGAAGCCTGTGGAAGATAGTGTTTCCCATTTACCGCCGCTAGACTGGGTTCCTCATCCAAA ACATCTTAACACTGCTCCTGTGGCTCCTGTGGCTCCTGCGGCTCCTGCGGCTCCTGCGACTTCCTCGGCTCATGCGCCCCTCGCCAGTGCTTCGAGCTGCTCATCTAATAATGGGTCATCTGGCTATTGGTATGAAAAGATTGAGCATAACGACCAATCGTCGTTCTTGAGCTCGGAGTATAAAGACAGCTACAAGGTTTTCCGCAACGTTGTAAGTGATTATAAAGCAGACAACACAGGAAACCAAGATTCGGCACCTGCCATTCAGAGAGCTATTGAAG CGGGGGCATCAAACGGGCCTTCTCGGAACTCCAAATCTATGGGCACGACGGGACAACCGGCCGTAGTTTATCTACCAGGAGGAACATATCTTTTACAAACCTCTCTGCAACTCTTCACTGGAACGGTGTTGGTCGGTGACCCGTCAAACCCGCCCGTCCTGAAGGCCGCTTCTGGGTATTCTCTGGACCACATTGTATACGCCAAGGATCCTAATCACGAAGGAACGAACAATTTCTACATTGGCATTAAGAATATCGTCCTGGACTCTACCGGGGTCGATTCGGCTAAGTCCTTGTCACTCCTTGACTGGACTGTGAGCCAGGCAACACAACTCGCCAATGTCGCGTTCCATATGCCAACTGGCAGCAAACATACTGGCTTGACGACGCA CACGCAGAATGACCTCTCGTTCAGTGGCGGTGGTGTAGGGATGAAGCTGAGCGGGCAGCAATGGGTTTTCAAGAATCTTACCTTCACTGGGACGACTATCGGGGTAGTTGCAGGAGCCACCGACATTGTCTTCTTAGGATGCCAATTCCAACAGGGGGCGATAGGCATTAATGCGAGTGAGACATCGGGCTCCTTGACCGTGATCGATTCTAGCGCGTCGGGCCTAGATACCTTCATCACCTCGGGTGACTCAGGTGGTGCAGGGAACGCAATCGTTTTGGAGAATGTTCAGAGTTCGGGGGTCACTGTTAGTCTGGGAGGCAAAGCTGTGCTCACAGGAGGCGTATCAGACACTTGGGTCCATGGAACCAT GAAAGGATCAACTTCTAACGGGTCCCGACAGTACAATTCAGGAAGCACCAACAAAGAGCGTGTTGACGGGAAGATTGTCGTAACCAACCGGGCTTCGTCTCTGCTCTCTGGAAATAAGTACTACACGGTTTCGCCGCCGACTTACCAGGAATACCGATCAAACAAGGTTCTGAATATCAAATCTGTATCCTCCAGCCCTGTCTATGGTGATGGTCAGACGGATGACACGGCAAACATCAACAAAATTCTTTCTGAGAACAAAGATTGCAAAGTGATATACTTCCCTGCTGGTACCTATATTGTTACGGACACAATCTTTGTCCCTAGTGGTACGCGAATCATTGGGGATGCCTTTGCTTCGACTATCAGCGCGGTCGGTAATAATTTCAAAGACGAGGCTTTTGTTCGCGTTATGATCCGCGTGGGGTACCCAGGAGACATGGGAGTGGCCCAGATCAGTGACATGGTTCTTACGGTGGGAGATATTTTGCCAGGCTGTCAATTA ATGGAGGTCAACATTGCTGGAAAGAACCAAGGAGACGTCGGATTCTGGAATGTGCATTTCCGTATCGGTGGTGGAGTAGGCAGTAGGGTACACAGTGATTGTACCAGCTCGCCTGACAGCTGTAAAGCCGCTTACGGACTACTCCATCTGACGGGTACCTCATCTGCTTACATCGAGAACATGTGGGGATGGACGGCAGATCACGATCTCGATGGATCCAGTACACAGACCATATCCACTGGCAGGGGTCTTTTGGTCGAAGCTGTTGCCGCCACATGGCTCATCGGTACCGGATTTGAACACCACACTCTCTATCAGTATAACTTCGAGCACGCACACAACGTCCTGGCCACCATGCAGCAGAGCGAAACACCGTACTGGCAGGGTGTAGGAAGCACGCTGGCACCGGCTCCGTGGGGCAACCACCTAAGTGCAAGTGATCCGGACTTTTCATGGTGCGCTGGGGATGATGCGACTTGCCGTATGGCGTTATTCGAGCGGATTAATGGTGCATCAAACCTCTTCCTTTATGGAGGTTGCAACTGGGCATTCTTTAACAACAATGGTGGTTGCAACGGCAAATGTCAAAAGAACGCCGTCCAGATTATTGAATCATCTGCGCTGTACTTGTACGGCACGAATACCAAGAGCACGGCAAATATGATCCTGGAGGGCTCGACGACGATCGCAACGGAAGATGATAACGCTGGTGGTTGGGGCGGAGTAATTGCGGCTTTCTTGTACAAAACGTGA
- a CDS encoding uncharacterized protein (of unknown function-domain containing protein) has product MLASGSGNVSLRTVSSNRPQVLRSEDQQSVAASDDYYSFSDRTSNSRSPSNGSHATVVRYATPMSHPVSHTSSPAISRTHLGPPMVGSTSRLDQPVKMPNDNKNAPSPAASTVRSVQDREVHMSPMTESTSRQVPSDSYAGPPPTPGMDDVPYIRFAINQLTREEDSRSLRRPSSVASEDYPAERLIWDEGLGYFIRSPEANNTPPAQQPLLQHPSPEPVDRSLQGSVEPEAFVAVEPPKDSLLYPRLDYVPCVLRPWALTAVILCSLLMIAGIVFCNIWSQGHQGFWDYGGQGGGRYFVVQFLPQILAVIITIWTFVIQAAVYRTMPFAIMASERKLGHVLHRLPILSQNFLVPDFSQFRHGEPLVGLSLVLIWLSNMISLPLLSCFFQAKWFIIDGRGTWRWTAVQDVGWTLVAMYGLLTVALVFLVFRFVRTRSGLMWDPVSLADLVSIIQRSNILRDFEQSEILPDVGDSLNPRVLRLGYWQLSNREATFYGIGEVAAPLGNPSLHLSEKSREKQPYGLSRVSYDLEQRIGEGKYGFDEHMYSPSVRYRWAPWFLRDTFIVAWTVTIGALFIAFVLVSFIHDAIKGGFPPRLPTLPSPKSFSSSNFLYSFIPALIGNVLFLAWQPIDVYFRALQPFVSLSLPEGATADQSLLLSYPSCFPFHVTVLAILNKHYKVAWISFMSVASAAIPILAGGVFIALNYPSQSEIRIAALMPAFYAMVAFCALYTVSFLCIWPGRRRYLPHDISTLADQISFLYQSPLLSDKILREPRSKADLVTRLVMAPPGDRDHPMYGFGIYVGRDGKEHLGIDRFHRPGRADMLITTGSMQ; this is encoded by the exons ATGCTTGCTTCGGGGTCCGGGAATGTAAGTCTGAGGACCGTCAGCT CAAATAGGCCGCAAGTACTGCGTTCTGAGGATCAACAATCGGTTGCCGCTTCGGACGactattattctttttcaGATCGCACTTCCAATTCGAGGTCTCCGAGCAACGGCAGCCACGCTACTGTCGTGAGGTATGCGACGCCGATGTCCCACCCTGTGTCTCACACTTCATCCCCCGCCATCTCGAGAACGCATCTAGGCCCGCCCATGGTTGGGTCAACCTCCCGCCTAGACCAGCCAGTGAAGATGCCAAACGATAACAAGAATGCGCCATCGCCCGCTGCGAGTACCGTGCGCTCCGTGCAAGACAGAGAAGTTCACATGAGCCCAATGACGGAGAGCACCAGTCGCCAGGTCCCTAGTGACAGCTATGCGGGACCTCCTCCCACACCCGGCATGGATGACGTTCCATACATCCGATTTGCTATTAACCAACTTACTCGTGAAGAAGATTCTCGTAGCTTGCGAAGACCAAGCTCAGTTGCAAGCGAGGATTATCCGGCTGAGCGTCTCATTTGGGACGAAGGATTGGGGTATTTCATCCGCTCCCCTGAAGCGAATAACACACCTCCCGCACAGCAGCCTCTGTTGCAGCACCCCTCACCAGAGCCAGTCGATAGGTCCCTTCAGGGATCAGTGGAACCGGAAGCCTTTGTCGCAGTCGAGCCTCCAAAAGATAGTTTGCTCTATCCACGTCTGGACTACGTGCCGTGCGTGTTACGGCCATGGGCTCTTACTGCGGTCATCCTCTGCTCTTTGCTCATGATTGCTGGGATTGTCTTCTGTAACATATGGTCTCAGGGGCATCAGGGCTTCTGGGATTATGGAGGCCAAGGCGGTGGGCGGTACTTCGTTGTTCAATTCCTCCCACAAATTTTGGCTGTCATTATCACAATTTGGACTTTCGTTATCCAAGCTGCAGTGTATCGTACAATGCCGTTTGCGATTATGGCCTCGGAAAGAAAGCTAGGTCATGTTTTGCATCGCCTACCAATTCTATCGCAGAACTTTCTAGTTCCAGACTTTTCGCAGTTTCGACATGGAGAACCGTTGGTTGGGCTCTCCTTGGTCTTAATCTGGCTTTCGAATATGATCTCGTTGCCACTGCTGAGTTGCTTCTTCCAAGCAAAGTGGTTCATCATCGATGGGCGAGGGACATGGCGTTGGACTGCTGTGCAGGATGTTGGCTGGACACTGGTAGCTATGTACGGACTGCTGACCGTTGCATTAGTCTTTCTGGTGTTTCGCTTTGTTCGTACCCGGTCGGGACTAATGTGGGATCCGGTGAGCCTGGCTGATCTGGTCTCGATCATTCAGCGTTCCAATATCTTGCGGGATTTTGAGCAGTCCGAAATATTGCCCGATGTAGGCGATTCACTCAACCCCAGAGTCCTTCGGCTGGGCTATTGGCAATTATCCAACCGGGAAGCGACCTTTTACGGTATCGGTGAGGTTGCAGCGCCGCTGGGAAACCCGTCTCTCCACCTCAGCGAAAAGAGCCGCGAGAAGCAGCCATACGGTTTATCCAGGGTTTCCTACGATCTAGAGCAGCGGATCGGAGAAGGCAAGTACGGCTTCGATGAGCACATGTATTCCCCATCTGTTCGTTACCGGTGGGCTCCATGGTTCCTTCGAGACACCTTTATTGTCGCATGGACAGTTACCATCGGCGCGCTTTTTATCGCTTTCGTGCTTGTCAGCTTTATCCATGACGCTATTAAAGGCGGATTCCCACCACGGCTGCCCACACTCCCGTCGCCTAagtccttttcctcctccaactTCTTGTACAGCTTCATCCCAGCACTCATCGGGAACGTCCTTTTCCTCGCGTGGCAGCCTATTGATGTGTATTTCCGTGCCCTGCAGCCATTTGTCTCGCTCTCCTTACCGGAGGGTGCAACGGCCGACCAAAGCTTGCTCCTGTCTTATCCATCATGCTTCCCCTTCCATGTGACCGTACTGGCTATCCTCAACAAACACTATAAGGTGGCCTGGATCTCCTTCATGAGCGTTGCCTCGGCCGCTATTCCCATTTTAGCTGGTGGTGTCTTTATCGCACTCAACTACCCTTCACAAAGCGAAATCCGCATTGCCGCCCTCATGCCAGCATTCTACGCTATGGTTGCGTTTTGCGCATTATATACAGTGTCGTTTTTGTGTATTTGGCCCGGTCGTCGCCGCTACCTGCCCCATGATATTAGCACGCTCGCCGATCAGATAAGCTTCCTCTACCAGAGCCCTCTACTCTCGGATAAAATACTTCGTGAGCCTCGGAGCAAAGCTGATCTTGTTACGCGACTAGTCATGGCACCTCCTGGAGACAGGGACCATCCTATGTATGGCTTTGGAATCTATGTGGGACGTGACGGCAAAGAACATCTTGGCATTGATCGCTTTCATCGGCCGGGTCGAGCAGACATGCTGATTACAACGGGGTCAATGCAATGA
- a CDS encoding putative MFS lactose permease (MFS lactose permease), with amino-acid sequence MGTESVLESKPSVENREAVDDASSNHNVERQQVLSVGLNDALTKERMSPWSWAMFRLYGLVALTTLNCCMNGFDGTLMSSINAMPTFHEHFGTRMQGSGTGILFSIYAIGNLAGALVAAPAADTFGRRFGMFIGSLIIIVGTILEASAPKVAQFIGGRFLIGMGISISNTSAPIYLVEVALPQWRGIFGGLYNVVGYYIGALSCTWIAYGTGFMDTNWSWRLPVVIQAAPSVVVLAVAFFMPESPRWLFANNKPEEARQMLIKYHGNNNPESALVAHECREIEEGIRFEVETGGRRWWDYKVLFSSRDMLYRLWLLFLVCVFSQFIGGSVITAKPSRYFMPVMLENAGITSSTQQLLLNALNTVFSFIGGLFGSCFVDRWGRRTLFLYGTFITGLIYIPINVISSYDADSLTTSMGYGFIACIFLYGIVFSFSWTPLQALYPAEILPSRVRAKGMAFQNVVYGGSNFINMYATPTGMDNIGWRMYIIFLVLHFLEYIFMFFTLPETKGRTIEELEELFLERNPVKASLKKREVVVREGMGVKEVGE; translated from the exons ATGGGTACCGAATCAGTCCTTGAAAGCAAGCCCTCGGTGGAAAACCGGGAGGCGGTTGACGATGCGAGCTCCAACCACAACGTCGAACGGCAGCAGGTTCTGTCCGTTGGGCTCAACGATGCTCTCACCAAGGAGCGCATGTCGCCATGGTCATGGGCAATGTTCCGTTTGTATGGTCTTGTTGCTTTAACTACCCTAA ACTGTTGCATGAACGGATTTGACGGTACCCTCATGTCCTCCATTAATGCTATGCCCACTTTCCATGAGCACTTCGGCACCCGCATGCAAGGTAGTGGCACTGGTATACTCTTCTCCATTTATGCCATAGGCAATCTGGCGGGCGCGCTGGTTGCTGCACCCGCTGCAGATACCTTTGGCCGGCGCTTTGGCATGTTCATCGGCTCACTGATCATCATTGTGGGAACGATACTGGAAGCCTCCGCGCCTAAGGTCGCCCAGTTCATTGGTGGCCGGTTTTTGATCGGAATGGGCATCAGTATATCGAACACTTCAGCACCGATTTACTTAGTGGAGGTTGCTCTTCCCCAGTGGCGTGGAATCTTTGGAGGGTTGTATAACGTCGTGGGATATTATATAGGGGCATTAT CCTGCACGTGGATTGCTTATGGAACTGGGTTCATGGATACCAACTGGTCATGGAGACTCCCGGTTGTCATTCAGGCTGCTCCTTCGGTCGTCGTCTTGGCGGTGGCCTTTTTCATGCCCGAGAGTCCTCGGTGGCTCTTTGCCAACAATAAACCTGAGGAAGCCCGGCAGATGCTGATTAAGTACCATGGTAATAATAATCCGGAATCTGCGCTTGTTGCCCATGAATGCCGCGAAATCGAGGAAGGTATTCGCTTCGAGGTTGAAACAGGGGGCCGGCGATGGTGGGACTACAAAGTCTTGTTCTCATCCCGAGACATGCTATATCGCCTCtggctcctcttcctcgtctgcGTCTTTTCGCAATTCATTGGCGGATCAGTCATTAC TGCTAAACCAAGCAGATACTTCATGCCGGTCATGCTGGAGAACGCCGGAATCACTAGCTCAACCCAGCAGCTGCTTCTTAATGCTCTTAACACGGTATTCTCCTTTATTGGTGGTCTCTTTGGCAGCTGCTTCGTCGACCGCTGGGGCCGCCGTACTCTGTTCCTTTACGGTACCTTTATCACGGGGTTAATCTATATCCCCATCAATGTTATTTCCTCTTATGATGCGGACAGCCTCACAACCAGCATGGGGTATGGGTTCATCGCTTGTATATTCCTCTACGGTatcgtcttctccttcagctGGACCCCACTGCAGGCACTCTATCCCGCAGAGATCCTCCCCAGCCGCGTCCGAGCCAAGGGGATGGCTTTCCAGAACGTGGTGTACGGTGGCTCCAACTTCATCAATATGTACGCTACCCCGACGGGGATGGACAACATTGGTTGGCGGATGTACATTATCTTCC TGGTCTTGCATTTCCTGGAATACATCTTCATGTTCTTTACTCTTCCGGAAACCAAGGGCCGCACTAtcgaagagctggaagagctttTCCTCGAAAGGAATCCCGTCAAGGCATCTttgaaaaagagagaggtgGTCGTCCGTGAGGGCATGGGCGTCAAAGAGGTTGGCGAATAG
- a CDS encoding SUR7/PalI family-domain-containing protein translates to MLLKPATPLTILLLIAFVLLLLSVISTPIVKGIPLATFENVDYGVFGYCKAGQCTNIHLGYTNDDLSDTGDDFNLPSSTRRSLSSILIVHPVAAFLTLICLCMAAAAHFHAPSHSPRYLLVLLILLLPTLLVSLLAFLVDILLFVPHLGWGGWIVLGATILLVSCGVVTCAMRRTLVSRKARKRRIAENAEMSGENYYNRQNAAAAAAGLNNPKPLNGEAKEPFVTGSPPGSDTGPTFATFRTTTHESDDDRTPLNSRTPPNDFPLPDPSYPTQMRDNGPPYNPSRDEFGNPLPPSGPYGPGPRMRPGPGDPRLRNQYSDGSMGSRRGPAPPGFVPRGRGAYPARGGYGRGGPYGGPRGPPPGGRGSPMGSMRGGRGGYRGPAPFGYGPNPGPRPMPPPEEERYDYDAPPDSMRQPSPGPIGMAVSPPDGSPIGQAIEMTPQPRRTGSAEPVPQEVLLGQQPHALSADGQPEPVSPSSLYSRTPSYVPPRAAWEQAERRPGHSPSPVHAYRSAETARTPHHAGSESAGYFEDADPRFANRNEPAVGNPRLPSALTPGSSGEPKLTEDLAEGPSSPTTSDISHFTSISERPINPRWQPPPLPAQQRQNVLLENNPDFDLRAGMRRGGAAGGVGGRMPPMSIPREASRYPIP, encoded by the exons ATGCTTCTCAAACCCGCAACTCCCCTCACCATCCTGCTCCTGATcgcttttgttctcttgctcTTATCCGTTATCTCCACCCCCATCGTCAAAGGAATCCCGTTGGCAACGTTTGAAAATGTCGACTATGGAGTTTTTGGCTATTGTAAAGCTGGTCAATGCACCAATATTCATCTCGGCTACACTAATG ATGACCTCTCGGACACTGGCGATGACTTCAACCTCCCTTCTAGCACACGAAGATCGCTTTCGTCTATTCTAATTGTTCATCCGGTCGCAGCATTTCTGACCCTCATCTGCCTCTGTATGGCTGCCGCAGCTCACTTCCATGCTCCGTCGCATTCGCCCCGCTACCTACTCGTCTTGTTGATCCTGCTCCTTCCAACGCTTCTCGTCTCCCTGCTTGCGTTCCTCGTGGATATCTTGTTGTTCGTTCCTCATTTGGGGTGGGGTGGCTGGATTGTACTCGGCGCAACTATTCTCCTCGTCAGCTGCGGTGTGGTTACTTGCGCGATGCGCCGAACCCTCGTAAGTCGCAAGGCACGAAAGAGGCGCATTGCTGAGAATGCCGAGATGAGTGGTGAAAACTACTATAACCGCCAGAATGCTGCCGCGGCAGCCGCAGGACTAAACAATCCGAAGCCGCTGAACGGGGAGGCAAAGGAGCCTTTCGTGACTGGATCACCTCCCGGATCTGACACCGGCCCCACGTTTGCGACATTCCGGACGACAACACATGAGAGTGATGATGACCGCACCCCGCTGAATTCGCGAACACCGCCCAATGATTTTCCATTACCAGACCCTTCGTATCCTACTCAAATGCGCGACAACGGCCCGCCATACAACCCTTCCCGGGACGAATTTGGAAACCCGCTTCCACCATCTGGTCCCTACGGACCCGGCCCTCGCATGCGACCTGGCCCAGGTGATCCCCGATTGCGCAATCAATACTCAGATGGCAGTATGGGATCGCGGAGAGGACCAGCCCCACCGGGCTTCGTCCCGCGTGGACGGGGTGCTTATCCGGCTCGCGGAGGCTACGGCCGTGGAGGCCCTTATGGTGGACCCAGAGGCCCCCCGCCCGGTGGTAGAGGTAGTCCCATGGGCTCAATGCGAGGGGGCCGAGGAGGATACCGAGGACCGGCACCGTTTGGCTACGGGCCCAACCCTGGACCGCGACCAATGCCGCCaccagaggaggagaggtaCGACTATGATGCTCCACCCGACTCAATGCGCCAGCCGTCTCCTGGACCGATTGGAATGGCTGTGTCGCCACCGGATGGCAGCCCGATAGGCCAGGCGATTGAGATGACACCGCAGCCTAGGCGAACAGGTTCGGCAGAGCCGGTTCCTCAGGAGGTTTTGCTAGGCCAGCAGCCACATGCCCTGTCAGCAGATGGCCAGCCGGAGCCTGTCAGCCCCTCGAGCCTTTATAGCCGGACACC ATCATATGTTCCTCCCCGCGCTGCCTGGGAGCAGGCTGAGCGTCGCCCCGGACATTCACCCTCACCCGTCCATGCCTACCGGTCGGCGGAGACTGCTCGAACTCCGCACCATGCTGGTTCTGAGTCGGCGGGTTACTTCGAAGATGCCGATCCTCGTTTTGCTAATCGTAATGAGCCTGCCGTGGGCAACCCACGGTTGCCCTCTGCATTGACGCCGGGTAGTTCTGGTGAGCCGAAACTGACGGAAGATTTGGCTGAAGGACCCAGCTCACCCACTACTAGCGATATAAGCCATTTTACCTCAATTTCAGAGCGGCCTATCAACCCGCGCTGGCAGCCGCCTCCACTTCCGGCGCAACAGAGGCAAAATGTCTTGCTGGAGAATAACCCCGACTTTGATCTGCGAGCGGGTATGCGCCGAGGTGGTGCTGCTGGTGGGGTAGGAGGTCGGATGCCGCCCATGTCGATACCCCGAGAAGCCTCACGATACCCTATACCCTGA